A single genomic interval of Cucumis sativus cultivar 9930 chromosome 5, Cucumber_9930_V3, whole genome shotgun sequence harbors:
- the LOC101215766 gene encoding two-component response regulator-like APRR5, producing MSSDLFIHGDSSSSSSLFRCSSSDLVFPSEADLQFFSDPYSPNFSDSAIDILNSIPSQSQQENPLLDEFNSNNNSISVDNFIPMQGLSLSHPTPDFPLLPNPSPSSSNGFQNLTNFDVKNEESLLGFNNPPLCFDPPENVDKSLLLHRSFSEKPNFQTRLETFLMESQNFPNNHHSLPCPESDFFSSQIRRVFSTGDLQNSGNGRSSSLMEEGNFKVGRYSAEERKERILKYRAKRTQRNFNKTIKYACRKTLADNRPRIRGRFARNDEPGEIPKAACSTREEDEDDFWIEGLHGSEEEGTIRSGKQYGEMYGRMQFQYCGF from the exons atGTCTTCTGATCTGTTCATTCATGGCgattcatcatcttcttcttctctgtttCGTTGCTCCTCTTCCGATTTGGTTTTCCCTTCTGAGGCAGACCTTCAATTCTTCTCCGATCCTTATTCCCCTAATTTCTCAGATTCCGCCATTGATATTCTTAATTCCATTCCTTCTCAATCTCAACAAGAAAACCCACTCCTCGatgaattcaattcaaataataattctaTTTCCGTCGACAATTTCATCCCGATGCAAGgtttatctctctctcatcccACCCCCGATTTCCCTCTCCTCCCTAATCCATCTCCTTCTTCCTCAAATGGCTTTCAAAATCTCACCAATTTCGACGTCAAAAACGAAGAATCCCTTCTAGGTTTCAACAACCCACCTCTCTGTTTCGACCCCCCTGAAAATGTTGATAAATCCTTACTCCTCCATAGAAGCTTCAGTGAAAAACCCAACTTCCAAACCCGACTCGAAACATTTCTAATGGAATCCCAAAATTTCCCAAATAATCATCACTCTCTCCCTTGCCCTGAATCCGACTTTTTCTCCTCACAAATCAGACGCGTCTTCAGTACCGGCGATTTACAG AATTCGGGGAATGGAAGGTCGTCGTCGTTAATGGAGGAAGGGAATTTCAAAGTGGGAAGATACAGTGCAgaggagagaaaagagaggatATTGAAATACAGAGCAAAGAGAACACAGAGGAATTTCAACAAGACAATAAAG TATGCATGTCGGAAAACGCTAGCCGACAACCGGCCGAGAATACGTGGCAGATTTGCACGCAATGACGAACCTGGAGAGATTCCCAAAGCTGCATGTTCAACCAGGGAAGAAGACGAAGATGATTTCTGG ATTGAAGGGTTGCATGGAAGTGAGGAAGAAGGAACAATAAGATCGGGGAAACAGTATGGTGAAATGTACGGACGAATGCAATTTCAGTATTGTGGATTTTGA
- the LOC101215293 gene encoding general transcription and DNA repair factor IIH helicase subunit XPB1: MGHGDKGRPNKKPKFGKEDYKKANFEDDDVYHLDDPDDDDRYGDKEGGKRDFSKLELKPDHANRPLWACADGRIFLETFSPLYKQAYDFLIAIAEPVCRPESMHEYNLTPHSLYAAVSVGLETETIIAVLSKLSKAKLPKEMIDFIYASTTNYGKVKLVLKKNRYLVESPFPEVLQKLLKDEVIGRARVVHEDSGNGEFTVSKTAGELGSRHEGLLNEAEAAAAAEERETHSFEIDPSQVENVKQRCLPNALNYPMLEEYDFRNDTINPDLDMELKPQAQPRPYQEKSLSKMFGNGRARSGIIVLPCGAGKSLVGVSAASRIRKSCLCLATNAVSVDQWAFQFKLWSTIRDDQICRFTSDSKERFRGNAGVVVTTYNMVAFGGKRSEESEKIIEEIRNREWGLLLMDEVHVVPAHMFRKVISLTKSHCKLGLTATLVREDERITDLNFLIGPKLYEANWLDLVKGGFIANVQCAEVWCPMTKEFFAEYLKKENSKKKQALYVMNPNKFRACEFLIRFHEQQRGDKIIVFADNLFALTEYAMKLRKPMIYGATSHIERTKILEAFKTSRDVNTVFLSKVGDNSIDIPEANVIIQISSHAGSRRQEAQRLGRILRAKGKHQDRMAGGKEEYNAFFYSLVSTDTQEMYYSTKRQQFLIDQGYSFKVITSLPPADAGAELSYHRLDDQLALLGKVLNAGDDMVGLEQLEDDADQIALDAARRSKGSMSAMSGANGMVYMEYSTGRKLAGQGQLKSKPKDPAKRHHLFKKRFA; the protein is encoded by the exons ATGGGACACG GTGACAAAGGAAGACCCAACAAAAAACCTAAATTCGGCAAG GAGGATTACAAGAAAGCTAAttttgaagatgatgatgtcTACCATCTTGATGATCCCGACGACGACGATCGCTATG GTGATAAAGAAGGAGGCAAGAGAGACTTTAGCAAATTGGAGTTAAAACCTGACCATGCTAACCGGCCTTTATGGGCTTGTGCTGATGGTCGTATATTCCTTGAAACTTTTTCGCCCTTGTACAAACAGGCGTATGATTTCCTTATTGCCATTGCGGAACCAGTTTGCAG GCCAGAATCAATGCACGAGTATAACCTCACTCCACATTCTTTGTATGCTGCGGTTTCTGTTGGTCTGGAGACGGAAACAATTATAGCGGTTCTGAGTAAGTTGTCGAAGGCCAAACTCCCTAAGGAGATgattgatttcatttatgcTTCTACTACCAACTATGGCAAGGTGAAGCTTGTCCTTAAAAAGAACCGATATCTTGTGGAATCCCCATTTCCAGAG GTGTTGCAGAAATTGCTCAAGGATGAGGTTATAGGCAGAGCCAGAGTCGTTCATGAG GATTCTGGAAATGGTGAGTTTACAGTTAGCAAAACAGCGGGTGAACTTGGGAGTCGCCATGAAGGATTGCTTAATGAAGCAGAAGCTGCAGCTGCAGCCGAGGAAAGAGAAACtcattcatttgaaattgacCCGTCACAA gttgaaaatgttaaacaacGCTGCCTGCCCAATGCCTTAAATTATCCTATGCTGGAAGAGTATGACTTCAGAAATGATACT ATCAATCCAGACTTGGATATGGAACTGAAACCACAGGCTCAACCTAGGCCGTATCAGGAAAAGAGTCTTAGTAAAATGTTTGGAAATG GTAGAGCAAGATCTGGCATTATTGTACTTCCTTGTGGAGCTGGGAAGTCTCTGGTTGGAGTTTCTGCAGCCAGTCGTATCCGAAAAAGTTGTTTATGTTTAGCTACAAATGCTGTATCAGTGGATCAGTGGGCTTTTCAGTTTAAGTTGTGGTCTACCATTCGAGATGATCAAATTTGTCGGTTCACATCAGATAGTAAAGAAAGATTCCGAGGAAATGCCGGGGTGGTTGTTACAACTTATAACATGGTTGCTTTTGGTGGTAAAAGATCTGAAGAATCTGAAAAGATTATTGAAGAAATCAGAAACAGAGAGTGGGGACTACTTCTCATGGACGAG GTGCACGTGGTTCCTGCTCACATGTTTCGTAAGGTTATCAGCCTGACTAAGTCTCACTGCAAGCTTGGGCTCACTG CCACACTTGTGAGAGAAGACGAAAGAATTACAGATTTAAACTTTCTTATTGGTCCCAAGTTGTATGAAGCAAACTGGTTGGATCTTGTGAAAGGAGGATTTATTGCAAATGTGCAGTGTGCTGAAGTTTGGTGTCCTATGACAAAGGAGTTTTTTGCTGAATAtctgaagaaagaaaactcaaagaaaaaacag GCTCTTTATGTAATGAATCCCAATAAGTTCAGGGCGTGTGAGTTCCTCATACGGTTTCATGAACAGCAGCGTGGTGATAAGATAATTGTTTTTGCTGACAATCTTTTTGCACTTACGGAATATGCAATGAAGCTTCGTAAACCTATGATCTATGGTGCAACAAG TCATATTGAGAGGACAAAAATTCTTGAAGCATTCAAAACTAGTCGTGATGTGAATAccgtttttctttcaaag GTGGGTGATAACTCTATCGATATTCCCGAGGCAAATGTGATCATTCAGATTTCATCACATGCGGGTTCAAGGCGTCAAGAAGCCCAGCGTCTGGGGCGTATTCTCAGGGCCAAG GGTAAACATCAGGACAGGATGGCTGGGGGTAAAGAGGAGTATAATGCCTTCTTCTATTCTCTTGTTTCTACGGATACACAG GAAATGTACTATTCAACTAAACGACAACAGTTTTTGATCGATCAAGGTTATAGCTTTAAG GTAATTACAAGCTTGCCACCCGCTGATGCAGGAGCTGAGTTGAGCTATCATCGTCTTGATGATCAGTTGGCACTTCTTGGGAAG GTACTGAATGCAGGCGACGATATGGTAGGATTGGAGCAGTTGGAAGATGATGCAGACCAAATTGCCCTCGATGCAGCTCGCCGTTCAAAGGGATCCATGAGTGCAATGTCAGGAGCAAATGGCATGGTCTACATGGAGTACAG CACTGGACGGAAGCTCGCTGGTCAAGGGCAGCTTAAGAGCAAGCCCAAAGACCCAGCAAAGAGACATCATCTGTTCAAAAAGCGATTTGCGTGA